The window CGGTCAGCCCGTTATTCTCTTTCGCCGCGGTTGAGGCAATGGCGCCGCCTTTGAGGTGCACGCTGTCGGCGTTGATGTGATAACCGCCGTCGCCGGCAAACAGGCCGGATTGGGTGTGGACGGTATTGCTGCTGCCCGAGGCTTTGCTTTGGTTGAAATTGCCGGAAGCTTCCCAGGCGCTGCCGAGGGCGATTTGTATTCTGGCACCGGCGCCGCTTTGTTTGCTGGTTTGCGACAGCGTATCTTGCACGCTTTCGATATTCAGACGGCCTTTAACATCGGCATCGATGCGGTTGGCGGTGACGGTGGCGCCGCGTAAAGTGGTGTCGCCTTGGCCGGCCAATAGGATTTTATCGGCTGCGAGCTCGGTGGGGTTGTGGCCGTCGGCATCGAGGCGCTGGCGGCCTTTGGTGGCGCCGGCTTCGGCGTAAACATAGACACCGGTTTGCGCGCCCACTGAAACACCGACACCGACGGAGGCGCCGAAGCTGCTGTTTTTGCCGTCGCGGTGGCGGCTGCTGTGGCCGGATTCGAGGCTGATGTTTTGAGCCGAATCGAGGCTGAGGGTGCCGCCTGCGGTGGCGGCGGTGTGTTGCAGACGGATATCGCCCCCGGTCGATTGCAGAGTGAGGTTGCCGCCGGCGCTGAGGGTGTTGCGCCGGCTGTCGGCATAGCTTTGGTTTTGGCTGGCATTGGCGGTTTTAAAGCCGACGCCGGCTTCGGCTTTGGCCAATACCGCACCCTGCTGCAAATCATCAGGGTTGACGGCCACGCCGTTTTTAAGGGCATCGGCGGCAACTTTGGTATTGCGGGCGGCGGCATCGGTGACTTTGCCGACCGCATCGTAAAGCTGATAGCCCTGTGCGGCGGCAGCCATGCCCTGAAGGGCGCGGGTGCGGTCGCCGGCGTTGCTGTCGGCGGCATCTTCAACGGCATAGGCCAGCTCGATCAGCGGTGAGGAGACTTTGGCAAAGGTGCCGATTTTAACGTCGCGCTCGGATTGATGGCTGCTGCCGCGGTTGTAATCGTCGAGAATATTGATATTGTTAGCGGTGATGTTGATGTCTTTGGCCGCCGCCACGTCGGCGACTTGTTGAGTATAGCCGGCACCGGCCTGCATATTGACGTTGCCGCCAAGACTGCCGACTTGTGATTTGACTTGCTCGACTTGGCTGCTGTGGCTGTCTTGACGGTTTTTCATCCAACCGCTGAAATATTCGGTGTCGGAGATTTGCGCCGAGCCGATGCCGCTGCCCACTTGGGTTTCACTGAGGGATTGGCGGTTTTGGCCGGACAGGATATTGATGTTGCCGGCCGCATTGAGGTTGAGATTGTTTTGGGCAACGATGGTGCTGCCGATCACATCAATATCGCGCCCGCTTTGCAGCGCCGCCGCCCCGCCGACGGAAAGGCTGCTGCCGGTGAGGTGGTTCAACGCGCCTTCACCTTGGCCGCGCTCGTTGAAACTGCCCAGCGGCATCAGGTGGTCGCGGTTGTCGATGCTCAAACCGCTGCGGCGGCTTTGGGCGCTTTGGTTTTGGTCGTCGGCAGCAAAGCCGAGACGGATGCTGTCGCGGGCGGAGAGCAGCGCATCGCCCTCAGCGCTGATTTGCGCGCCTTCGCTGCGGATGCCGCCTTCGGTGGCGATAATGTTCAGGTGTTGACCCGCCGCTAATTCGCTCACCACCGCTTGGGTGCGGCTGTTGTTTTGTGCGGCAGATGATTTGCTGCGCCCGCCGCCGACCACCAGCGGCGTTATCGCCGCCTGGCCGGCTTTGAAGGCCGCCAGATCGCGGGCAAACCAAGTGCCCACGGCGCTGCCGCTGTTTTGGCTGCCGGCCGTGGATTGGTCGTAAGCGGTTTTGGCGGCGGCAATGGGGTTGTAGGTGACCCCGATGCTGAGGCCGCTCTGTTTGCTTTGCTGCTCGCTGCGGCTGCTGTCGGTGATATACGCCGCATCAAGGTTGACTGCGCGGCCTTGCAGGTTCAAATCGCCGCCGGCATTCAGACGGCCTGCGCTGATGTTGAGCGCCTCGCCGGCCAGAAGGGTGGTGGTGCCTGTGCTGCTGCCGATTTGGCTGAGGGTGAGGCTTTCGCTTGTGCCGTCTTGTTGCAGGCTGTGGCGGGATTTGCTGTAGCCGACGGCGGCAACGCCGTTTGCAAGCGAGGCGGTGAGGCCCGAGCGCTTACGCTCGTGAAACTCATGATCCGAATACGCATTCTCAGCCGCGGTGATGTTGACATCATTGCCGGCCGTCAACACCGTGAGGCCGTCTGAAACCGCATGGCTGCCGCGCACATTCACATCCTGCCCGGCACGAACCACCACTTCCTTGCCCTCGATGCTGCTGCCGACCGCTTCATCGTGTTGGCGGCGGTATTGGTCGAGCGAGGTTGTTTTAGAAACCATGCTGCGCGATTCGTTGTACAGCGAGTCGTCTAAATCCAGCGTTTGACGGCCTTCGCTGATGTCGACATTGCGGCCGGAGAGGGTGGTGCGGCCGCCGTCGCTGGCAATGCTGCCTTGGCGGATGGTCAAATCATCTTTGGCCGAAATCAGAATATCGCCCGCCGCACCGATAACGGTGCCGGCTTCCGAAGTTTGGGCAACGTGGCGGTGGTTGCGGTCGGAGAGTTCACCCTGTTTGCTGTGGGATGAAAGCTTGGCGGTGCCTAAATCGATACGGCCGTCTGAAATGATTTGCGTTTGGCCGTTGGCGGCTTCGTTACGCAGATTGGCGGCGACGAAATCGATGCTTTCGTTGGCTTTCAGGCTTAAGCGGCCGTCTGAAGCGTTGTTGACATACAAAGCGGCGACGCGGTCGATTTGGGTTTGGCCGTTGCGCTCATCGCCGCCGGTGGCGGTGGTGGAGGCGATGCGGATGCGGTCGGCTTCGACGGCGAGGAGGGTGTCGGCGTAATAATTAAAAAGGCCGTCTGAAAGGTTTTAAAAAAACGGATTTCAGACGGCCTTGTTAGTTTTATAAAGTTTGCAGATGTGCGCACGGTTACGCCGCTTGGGGCGGCTAACCTTACCTACGACTTGTTACAAATTTGGATGATAATCTTCAAACTCCCAGGAGAAAAATTTTAATAAATTTGATAAAGATAAATCCCAAGTCTCTTTTGAAGAGTATAGCAAGATTTTGTTGATTTCATTTTTGATGATTACATGATTAAATTCTTCCATTACTAACGCATTTGACCAAAAAAAACCTTCTTTTCTGCAATTATGTGCAATCCATTTAGGAGAACAAACACAGACTGAAAATATTGATGATCCCTGCTCACCTTCTATACCAATATCTAAATCTATCCATTGGTGAAAGTTATCTGCAATTTCAGGGGTAAATTCTTCAAAATTCTCATTATATAGGTTTATATTTCTTAAAGTTAATTTAATCATTTTATATTTAGATGTCCGTTAGTTAAAGTTTTTCCATCAGTACTTCTAATAATAAAATTAGCTTGTACCCCTGTTGGATTAAATGATTTTGGAGTATAGATTTTTGTGGTAGGAGGGCGATACAGCCTTGTACCATCCGCACTTAATAAACACCCTTTGCAAGAAGGACTATTAACTGGTTTAGCTCCATCACCAACCCAAATTTTTCCTAATTTATCGGCTTCTTGGCGGGTTGCTGAGCCAATGCCAAAATTGATTTCACCTCTTCTATTTGGCCGCATAGCTTTCCAATCATTTAAAGCACTTTTGCTAATCTTGAACAGCAATATTTTTTAAGTTTTGT of the Uruburuella testudinis genome contains:
- a CDS encoding hemagglutinin repeat-containing protein codes for the protein MYVNNASDGRLSLKANESIDFVAANLRNEAANGQTQIISDGRIDLGTAKLSSHSKQGELSDRNHRHVAQTSEAGTVIGAAGDILISAKDDLTIRQGSIASDGGRTTLSGRNVDISEGRQTLDLDDSLYNESRSMVSKTTSLDQYRRQHDEAVGSSIEGKEVVVRAGQDVNVRGSHAVSDGLTVLTAGNDVNITAAENAYSDHEFHERKRSGLTASLANGVAAVGYSKSRHSLQQDGTSESLTLSQIGSSTGTTTLLAGEALNISAGRLNAGGDLNLQGRAVNLDAAYITDSSRSEQQSKQSGLSIGVTYNPIAAAKTAYDQSTAGSQNSGSAVGTWFARDLAAFKAGQAAITPLVVGGGRSKSSAAQNNSRTQAVVSELAAGQHLNIIATEGGIRSEGAQISAEGDALLSARDSIRLGFAADDQNQSAQSRRSGLSIDNRDHLMPLGSFNERGQGEGALNHLTGSSLSVGGAAALQSGRDIDVIGSTIVAQNNLNLNAAGNINILSGQNRQSLSETQVGSGIGSAQISDTEYFSGWMKNRQDSHSSQVEQVKSQVGSLGGNVNMQAGAGYTQQVADVAAAKDINITANNINILDDYNRGSSHQSERDVKIGTFAKVSSPLIELAYAVEDAADSNAGDRTRALQGMAAAAQGYQLYDAVGKVTDAAARNTKVAADALKNGVAVNPDDLQQGAVLAKAEAGVGFKTANASQNQSYADSRRNTLSAGGNLTLQSTGGDIRLQHTAATAGGTLSLDSAQNISLESGHSSRHRDGKNSSFGASVGVGVSVGAQTGVYVYAEAGATKGRQRLDADGHNPTELAADKILLAGQGDTTLRGATVTANRIDADVKGRLNIESVQDTLSQTSKQSGAGARIQIALGSAWEASGNFNQSKASGSSNTVHTQSGLFAGDGGYHINADSVHLKGGAIASTAAKENNGLTANALTFEDIQNHSSYNASGVSLSGGYGGSLSSSEAFQQSPLGQASAVAGQSISQGPGYSPTLPQYDSGSDSSITRATLSAGRLNIGGQETTTQALGIHSDTETAHQKLAELPDIQQILRNQQAAASATADITSAVRTFSGNMAQKAQQKQAELRTQAEQELQTYDSDAWVLYQAMNEADKQAALLLANPEYAQSTQLAQDWGNGGSKARALNAVTAALTGVLRGQTEVQATANALAPYAAAGIGNTFGHGENKNEAAQYALHGILGATLAYLNNANPLSGGSAAIASEAAVQSLAAQYNDGQTAIDPTTGEFNPNLLSESEKEKLRSLSAAIGSIFGGIAGNSTFNTQLAGVIGQNAVENNGLGFTDIKQMIAELNQAETEQQKQAVLNKYRQKGERNRQAELAKCNNQGDECHLKTLDGLRDINRSAVATTDNGLFLLFTENGRNILAAQGLAQEINNRDIAAHESQLSGTGKVADFAVNKGLPLAAAVYGGVKSFSTQIQAHKIANKETKLTYIDEPVFNPVGTVSSAQQWTIKSRLKYVSLPTEGKIRYIPPEGYNPNTPLPRGPNNGYIDKFGNEWTKGPSRTSNQAFEWDVQLSKTGKSKLGWATRDGSHLNVSLDGKITHK
- a CDS encoding immunity 8 family protein gives rise to the protein MIKLTLRNINLYNENFEEFTPEIADNFHQWIDLDIGIEGEQGSSIFSVCVCSPKWIAHNCRKEGFFWSNALVMEEFNHVIIKNEINKILLYSSKETWDLSLSNLLKFFSWEFEDYHPNL